A window of Chromohalobacter canadensis genomic DNA:
ACGCACGTCGATGCGCGTAGCCTGAGCCGGTTGATGAACATGGGGCTGGTGGAAGGTGACCGTGTGACACTGATCGCGCGAGGCGAATGTGCCACAACGGCGCTGGATGCTGCCGAACGGTTGCTGAGCGAAGCCGAGGCCGATGAGCCCGTGGCCAGTGCCGCCGAAGTGCCTACCGCCGAGGCCGGGGCAGGGCAGTTGGCTGGGCTCGTCGCCAGCCAGGGGCTCGTGGTCGGGCCGCTGCATCATTATGTGGCGGCATTGCCCACGGTGCCGCAAGCGGGCGACGATCCGGCACATGAGCGCGCGGCGCTGGGCGAGGCGTTGGAAAAAGTCGGTCATTCGCTCAAAACAGCGTTGGCGCAGGCCAAGCGCGGCGCGCGAAGTAGCGAGGCTGAGATCCTCGAGGCGCACTTGGCCTGGCTCGACGATCCGGCGCTACGCGAGGCCGCCGAAGGTTACATCGACAGCGGGCGCAGCGCCGGGCAGGCCTGGAAGGAGGCCCTCGATGACGAAGCGGCGCGTCTGCAGGCGACCGGCAATAAACTGCTGGCGGCGCGGGTTGCCGACCTGCGTGACCTGCAGCGCCAGGTAATGGCGTGCTTGGGTACGGCGTCGAGCATGCCGCAGGTGCCGGCTGGCGCCATCGTCATCGCCGACGATCTGACGCCCTCGGAACTGACGGCATTGGCCGCTCAGCGTCTGGCGGGCATCTGTCTGGTGGCGGGGGGTACCACGTCGCACGTGGCGATTCTCGCCCGTGCCCGGGGGCTGCCGTGCTTGGTGGCGATGGGCACGGTGCTGGAATCGGCCGAAGGCGACATGGCGATTCTCGATGCCGAACGCGGCCTGCTCGAACCACAGCCGGATAGCGCCAGTCTCGAGACCATGCGTAAACGCATCGCTGAAAGCGAGCGGGCCCGAGATGCAGACCGCGAATCGGCAAAGCAGCCTGCGACGACCCGTGATGGACGCACTATCGAGGTCTGCGCCAACGTCGCCGGCGGTGCCGAGGCGACTCTTGCCGCGCAGGACGGAGCCGACGGTATCGGCCTGCTGCGCAGCGAATTCCTGTTCCTCGATCGTGAAAGCGCGCCGAGCGTCGACGAGCAGCGCGGTGAATATCAGGCCGCGCTCGATGCATTGGGCGGCAAGCCGGTGGTCGTACGTACGCTGGATATTGGCGCCGACAAGCAACTTAGCTACCTACCGCTGCCCAGCGTTGCCAATCCAGCCCTGGGCGTGCGCGGCATTCGCTTGTGGGCTAGCCACGCCGAACTGCTGGAGAGTCAATTACGCGCTTTACTCGCGCTCCAGCCCCTCGATGCACTGCGCATCATGCTGCCGATGGTCAGTGGCGTCGGAGAGTTACGGGCGTTGCGCCAACGGCTGGAAACGCTGGCCGGGGAACTGGGCGTGAGTCGACTGCCGCAGCTCGGAGTGATGATCGAGGTGCCTTCGGCCGCACTGTGTGCTGCCAGCCTCGCCGCCGAAGCCGATTTCCTATCGGTCGGCACCAACGATCTGACGCAGTACACGCTGGCCATGGACCGCGAAGACCCCGGCCTCGCAGCACAACTCGATGTGCTGCATCCGGCGGTATTGCGGCTGATCAAGACAACCGTCGAAGGCGCTGCCGGACGTTGCCCCGTAGGCGTGTGCGGCGCCGCTGCCAGCGATCCGTTGGCATTGGCCGTGCTGGTGGCTCTGGGTGTCGACGAACTCTCGGTGGAGCCAAGCCGCGTGCCGGCGGTCAAGGCTTCATTGCGTGAGCTAGACGCTGGCGCACTCGCCGAGCAGCTGTCGGCCTGGTTGGATCTGGACGACGGCGCCACGGTGCGCGAGCGGCTCAAGTCCTGGCTGGAAGCACCGGTCGTTGCCTGACACCGCCACACCATTCGTGACAACAACAAAACTGGAGGAATCGATCATGCGACTCGATATCATGGGTGGCCTACAAAAGCTGGGGCGCTCGCTGATGTTGCCCATCGCGGTGCTGCCGGTCGCCGGCCTACTGCTGCGTCTGGGACAGCCGGACCTGCTCGACATCGCTTTCATCGCCAATGCCGGGGATGCGATCTTCGCCAATCTGGCGTTGATCTTCGCCATTGGCCTAGCGGTGGGTTTCGCCAATGATAGCAACGGCGCTGCGGGATTGGCGGGTGTCGTCGGTTACCTGGTGCTTGATGCGGTACTGCATACGCTCAACGAAGACATCAACATGGGCGTGCTGTCGGGCATCATCATCGGCACCGTGGCGGGCCTGCTCTATAACCGCTTCAAGGACATCAATCTACCCGACTATCTAGCGTTCTTCGGTGGGCGGCGCTTCATCCCGATCGTTACCGGGCTTGCCGCGGTCATCTTGGGGATGATCTTCGGGGTGATCTGGCCGACGGTGCAGACCGGCATCGATACCCTCGGCCAGTGGCTGATCGATGCCGGCGACCTGGGGCTCTTCGTCTACGGTGTGCTCAATCGCTTGCTGATCGTCACTGGGCTGCACCACGTACTCAACAGCTTCGTGTGGTTCGTGTTCGGCAGCTTCGATGGCGCGACCGGCGATCTTAACCGCTTCTTCGCTGGCGACCCCAGCGCGGGCAGTTTCATGGCGGGCTTTTTCCCGGTGATGATGTTCGGCCTTCCGGCAGCAGCGCTGGCGATGTATCACGCCGCGCCCAAAGGGCGGCGTGCCCAGGTTGGCGGCTTGTTGCTGTCGCTGGCGCTGACCGCCTTCCTGACCGGCGTCACCGAGCCGATCGAGTTCACCTTCATGTTCCTGGCGCCGTTTTTGTACGTGTTGCATGCGCTGTTCACCGGGCTCTCGCTGGTGCTCATGAACCTGCTAGACGTCAAATTGGGCTTCACCTTCTCGGCCGGGGCCTTCGACTATGCACTTTCCTACGGGCTATCGACCAACGGCTGGCTGATGATCCCGGTCGGGCTTTGTTACTTCGCGCTGTATTACGGGGTGTTCCGCTGGGCGATTGTACGCTTCGACCTGCCCACGCCGGGACGTGAACCGGAAACTGCAGGTACCAGCGCCGCGCCAGCCGATCTCGGCGAACGCGGTCCAGCGTTCGTGCACGCTCTGGGCGGGGCGGCCAATATGACTAGCGTGGGCGCCTGCACCACGCGTCTGCGGCTGGTGCTCGTCGACGACAAGGCCATCGACGAACCGGCACTCAAGCAGCTCGGCGCGCGCGGTGTGCTGCACCTTCGCGGCGGCGGCTTGCAAGTGATCCTCGGGCCGATAGCCGACGGCGTCGCCGACGAGATTCGCGCCGCGATGAATGCCCAAGGCGCCGCGCCGAGTGAGGCGCCAGCGGCCAGCGAGGGCAATGGGGCGGATGCGGCTAGCGTGGTGCGACTGAGTGCCGAACAGCGCGATCACTGGCTGACAGCTCTGGGCGGGAGCGGCAACGTTCAGGAAGCCACTACCGTGGCCATGACCCGCCTAAGGCTACGCCTCGGCGATGTCGCAAGTCTCGACGAAGCAACGCTCAAGACACTGGGCGCGCAAGGCATCCAACGCCTCGACGGCGGTCTGGTCCACGTGTTGCTCGGCGAACGCGCCCCCGGCGTGGCGGCGAGCCTTGGGGATCGCTGAACTCACCCCGCGTGGATGTTAAATATCTTGGGCCGGGCCGAAATGCCCGGCTTTTTTGTGCCTTGTGGGATGCCCAAATCGCCGTTTCACACTGATTTTGTCGCCTTCTACTGATGACCTTCGGCTCACTTAAATATCCGCTGCTGGCCGGCCAATGGGGACCCCGTTACAGAGTTTCTTCCAGGAGCTGGGACAGTCGCTTGTGGTGCAGGGCGTCGGCGGCTGCATCGTAGGAGGGGGCGTCCTTGGCCGTGAAACCATGGGCCGCGCCCTTGTAGAGCTCGGTGGTGAAGTGCACGCCAGCGGCGGCGAGGGCTTCGTCCAGACGGGCGATCTGTTCCGGGGGCAGCAGTTCGTCTTGGTCGGCGTGGCCGAAATAGACGCGCCCTTCGATGGTGCCGACGACGTTCACGGTGCTGTTCGGGTCGTCTGCCTCGGCCAGTCGCGCCGAATGAAAACCGGCCGCAGCTGCCACGCGGTCAGCGTGTTCGGCCGCCATGCGCAGCGCGAAGGCACCTGTCATGCAATAACCGACCACGCCGATCTTGCCGTCCGCGAACTCGGGCTCGTTGTCGATGCAGGCTAGCAGGGCGACGAAGTCGCGGGATTGTGCCTCGGGCGTGAGGTGGCCGGCATATTCGAGCAGCGTTGGCCGCACGTCCGGGTCGCGGAAGGACTTTCCCTCCGGCACGATGTGACCGCTCGCATCGCGGTAGTAGACGTTGGGCATCAATACGGCATAGCCGTTATTGGCGATTTGCTGGGCTTTCTCGTGGTAGCAGGGACGCAGGCCACCGATATCGGTGAACAGCACTACGGCCGGAAGGGGGCCATCGGCGTTCTCGGGCGTGAAGACGTGCGCGTCGATGGTGCCGTCGGCGGTGGGGACTTCGATAGCACGAGACATGGCTGAGCTCCGTATTGTCGATGGCGAATTAATTGATGCCATCAGAGGCGAATGTCACTAGAGACGAATCTAACCGGAGACAGGCTCGGTTGACGAGCCCGTGTCTTTCCCGCTGCGATGTTCATCCGCAGCTCCAGATAAATAAAACGTATAAGACTTGCAGTGAAATGCATTATTCGGACGACGAGCGGAAATGACACGCTTTCAAGTACATGCACCTGGTGCCAGCGCCACTTGAGAGCACCTGGAGGATCGCTTGCGTCGTCAGTTCGCTGCTAGTCAAACGTTGAGGAACACTAATGGAGCATTGCAACGATATCGCGCATCTTGCCCACGTCGAGATGCTGACAGATCGTTTTGAGGAGAGTCTGGATTTCTTCACCCGCGTTTATGGGCTGAAACTATCCGGGCAGGACGCGACCAGCGCCTACCTGCGTGCCTGGGACGACTACGAGTATGCTTCCCTGAAACTGACCCGGGCTGGGGCTACCGGAGTTGGGCACATTGCCTATCGCGCCGCATCTCCGGAGGCCCTGGAGCGACGAGTCAAGGCGATCGAGGCTTCAGGCTATACGACCCACGGCTGGATCGACGGCGATCAGAGCCATGGCAAGGCGTTTCGTTTCGAGGATCCGTTCGGGCACGTATTCGAGATCTACTACGACACGGTGTGGTATGCGCCGCAGGGAGATGCTGAACGCCCCGCCCTGAAGAATACCGCCTCGGCTTTCACCGGCGCCGCGCCTCGAAGGATCGATCATGTCAACCTGCTCGCTGAAGACGTGAGTGCATTTCGGCGCTTCATGGAAACATGCCTAGGCAGCCGCGTGACGGAGCTGATCCAGCTCGACAATGGTCGCCTCGGCGGATGCTGGTTCACGATCAACGACAAGAGCTACGACCTTGCCTG
This region includes:
- the ptsP gene encoding phosphoenolpyruvate--protein phosphotransferase; its protein translation is MASSLDIKAPVDGVLVALDAVPDPVFAGGTLGEGLAIDPLGNTLHAPCDGEIVHCARTAHAVTLRSTGGVELLVHLGLDTVNLDGAGIELLVEAGQWVEAGEPLLRFDADQVAQQAMSLITPLIIAEPSGWRLTSLDTQKSGETVRQGEVIMRLEAPAASPNVAPESDEASPRQTQEVTRDVILALAAGLHARPAARLRAIAHEQDVDLELVHDETHVDARSLSRLMNMGLVEGDRVTLIARGECATTALDAAERLLSEAEADEPVASAAEVPTAEAGAGQLAGLVASQGLVVGPLHHYVAALPTVPQAGDDPAHERAALGEALEKVGHSLKTALAQAKRGARSSEAEILEAHLAWLDDPALREAAEGYIDSGRSAGQAWKEALDDEAARLQATGNKLLAARVADLRDLQRQVMACLGTASSMPQVPAGAIVIADDLTPSELTALAAQRLAGICLVAGGTTSHVAILARARGLPCLVAMGTVLESAEGDMAILDAERGLLEPQPDSASLETMRKRIAESERARDADRESAKQPATTRDGRTIEVCANVAGGAEATLAAQDGADGIGLLRSEFLFLDRESAPSVDEQRGEYQAALDALGGKPVVVRTLDIGADKQLSYLPLPSVANPALGVRGIRLWASHAELLESQLRALLALQPLDALRIMLPMVSGVGELRALRQRLETLAGELGVSRLPQLGVMIEVPSAALCAASLAAEADFLSVGTNDLTQYTLAMDREDPGLAAQLDVLHPAVLRLIKTTVEGAAGRCPVGVCGAAASDPLALAVLVALGVDELSVEPSRVPAVKASLRELDAGALAEQLSAWLDLDDGATVRERLKSWLEAPVVA
- the nagE gene encoding N-acetylglucosamine-specific PTS transporter subunit IIBC, producing the protein MRLDIMGGLQKLGRSLMLPIAVLPVAGLLLRLGQPDLLDIAFIANAGDAIFANLALIFAIGLAVGFANDSNGAAGLAGVVGYLVLDAVLHTLNEDINMGVLSGIIIGTVAGLLYNRFKDINLPDYLAFFGGRRFIPIVTGLAAVILGMIFGVIWPTVQTGIDTLGQWLIDAGDLGLFVYGVLNRLLIVTGLHHVLNSFVWFVFGSFDGATGDLNRFFAGDPSAGSFMAGFFPVMMFGLPAAALAMYHAAPKGRRAQVGGLLLSLALTAFLTGVTEPIEFTFMFLAPFLYVLHALFTGLSLVLMNLLDVKLGFTFSAGAFDYALSYGLSTNGWLMIPVGLCYFALYYGVFRWAIVRFDLPTPGREPETAGTSAAPADLGERGPAFVHALGGAANMTSVGACTTRLRLVLVDDKAIDEPALKQLGARGVLHLRGGGLQVILGPIADGVADEIRAAMNAQGAAPSEAPAASEGNGADAASVVRLSAEQRDHWLTALGGSGNVQEATTVAMTRLRLRLGDVASLDEATLKTLGAQGIQRLDGGLVHVLLGERAPGVAASLGDR
- a CDS encoding dienelactone hydrolase family protein; the protein is MSRAIEVPTADGTIDAHVFTPENADGPLPAVVLFTDIGGLRPCYHEKAQQIANNGYAVLMPNVYYRDASGHIVPEGKSFRDPDVRPTLLEYAGHLTPEAQSRDFVALLACIDNEPEFADGKIGVVGYCMTGAFALRMAAEHADRVAAAAGFHSARLAEADDPNSTVNVVGTIEGRVYFGHADQDELLPPEQIARLDEALAAAGVHFTTELYKGAAHGFTAKDAPSYDAAADALHHKRLSQLLEETL
- a CDS encoding VOC family protein, whose protein sequence is MEHCNDIAHLAHVEMLTDRFEESLDFFTRVYGLKLSGQDATSAYLRAWDDYEYASLKLTRAGATGVGHIAYRAASPEALERRVKAIEASGYTTHGWIDGDQSHGKAFRFEDPFGHVFEIYYDTVWYAPQGDAERPALKNTASAFTGAAPRRIDHVNLLAEDVSAFRRFMETCLGSRVTELIQLDNGRLGGCWFTINDKSYDLACTEEHGRGQGRLHHVTYATDQREDILRAADIFLQNGVHIETGPHKHAVQGTFFLYVWEPAGNRVELANAGARLILAPDWQPIVWTEAERKKGQAWGMKTIETFHTHGTPPVNAD